Proteins encoded in a region of the Nitrospira sp. genome:
- a CDS encoding succinate dehydrogenase cytochrome b subunit, translating into MALSGLGLVIYVIFHMSGNLQVFEGPLALNAYAALLRDMPILLWTARIGLLSLAVLHIVLAIRLTLRNRRARPVAYAVREYRQASFASRTMAASGIVLLLFIIFHLLHLTADVIDPSSADRLDAEGHRDVYGKIVHAFQNPSIVALYWAGQLGLGLHLNHAVTSSLQTLGLEHAAFNRLFKAAGPTVALLVVLGNVAIILAIFLGIVRG; encoded by the coding sequence ATGGCTCTGAGCGGGCTGGGGCTCGTGATCTATGTTATTTTTCACATGTCGGGAAATCTTCAGGTATTCGAAGGACCCCTTGCGCTCAATGCCTATGCGGCGCTTCTCCGAGACATGCCGATCCTCCTCTGGACAGCCCGGATCGGGTTACTGAGCCTTGCGGTTCTCCATATCGTACTGGCGATCCGGTTGACCTTGCGAAATCGTCGTGCTCGCCCGGTCGCGTATGCGGTCCGCGAGTATCGCCAAGCCTCTTTTGCGTCCCGCACAATGGCCGCCTCCGGCATTGTGCTCTTGCTCTTCATCATCTTCCACCTGTTGCATCTGACGGCCGACGTCATCGATCCCTCTTCTGCCGATCGCCTCGACGCCGAAGGACATCGTGATGTTTATGGGAAGATCGTCCATGCCTTTCAGAATCCATCCATCGTGGCGCTCTACTGGGCGGGTCAGCTGGGGCTGGGCTTGCATCTGAACCATGCCGTCACCAGCAGTTTACAGACATTGGGGCTGGAACATGCCGCATTCAACCGACTCTTCAAGGCCGCTGGTCCCACGGTTGCGCTGTTGGTCGTTCTCGGCAACGTCGCCATCATTCTAGCCATCTTCTTGGGGATCGTACGCGGATGA
- the lpxC gene encoding UDP-3-O-acyl-N-acetylglucosamine deacetylase, protein MRNQQTLASAVTCSGVGLHSGQSASITLRPAPPDTGVVFVNRKTDVDTYLSASIEHRLPTELCTALSGNGFQVQTIEHLLSALSGLHIDNAFIDVTASEVPVMDGSAAPFVRMIQSVGIVSQERKQPFLKIMAPIEVREGAKCVRIEPSSTSKITYSIHYEHPLIKTQTYAYDCSASAFENEIAEARTFGFLYEVQALWARGLGKGGTLDNTVVLSSDGVINDSGLRFDDEFVRHKILDLIGDFSLMGMPFIGHIVADRSGHALHTRLVQQILTQPEKWVILNADSSGESKRSVTHALHLQPAVALQAS, encoded by the coding sequence GTGCGCAATCAACAAACTTTGGCATCTGCGGTAACCTGTTCTGGCGTGGGACTCCATTCCGGTCAGTCGGCATCGATTACGCTGCGGCCGGCTCCTCCTGACACCGGTGTGGTTTTCGTCAATCGCAAAACGGACGTTGATACGTATCTTTCCGCCTCTATTGAACATCGCCTCCCGACCGAATTATGCACGGCCCTCAGCGGCAATGGCTTCCAGGTTCAGACCATCGAGCATCTGCTATCGGCGCTGTCCGGCCTTCATATCGATAATGCTTTCATCGATGTAACGGCAAGCGAAGTTCCGGTCATGGATGGAAGCGCCGCACCGTTTGTCCGAATGATTCAATCCGTCGGTATCGTCTCCCAAGAGCGGAAGCAGCCATTTCTTAAAATCATGGCCCCGATTGAAGTGCGCGAAGGAGCGAAGTGTGTTCGGATCGAACCGTCCTCCACCTCGAAAATCACCTACTCCATCCATTATGAGCATCCTCTGATCAAGACACAGACCTATGCGTATGATTGCTCCGCCAGCGCGTTTGAGAATGAGATTGCCGAGGCCAGGACATTTGGGTTTCTGTACGAAGTCCAAGCATTATGGGCTCGAGGGCTCGGCAAAGGAGGAACACTCGACAACACGGTTGTGCTGTCGAGTGATGGGGTCATCAATGATTCCGGTCTCCGATTCGATGACGAGTTTGTCCGTCACAAGATTCTTGATCTGATCGGTGACTTTTCCCTTATGGGAATGCCCTTCATCGGCCACATTGTCGCAGACCGGTCAGGGCATGCACTCCACACTCGGTTGGTTCAACAAATCCTGACGCAGCCGGAGAAGTGGGTGATTTTGAATGCGGACTCTTCAGGAGAAAGCAAGCGGTCGGTCACGCACGCGCTTCATCTTCAGCCGGCCGTTGCGCTTCAGGCCTCTTAG